The Desulfonatronospira thiodismutans ASO3-1 region CCGGATGCACAATATATTTATTCCCACCATGTGCCACCTGCCCGGGGCACCGCCCACCGGTGCCTGTCGACTGTGCGTAGTAGAGGTCCAGGGGGCGCGCAACCTGGCTGCATCCTGTGTTACCCCGGCCCAGAGGGATATGCAGATCAACACCGAATCCCCCAGGGTGGTCAACTCCAGGCGGCTTAACCTGCAGCTGCTCCTGGCCATGGGTGAGCACGACTGCCTGCTCTGTCCCTCTTCCGGTCAGTGCGTTCTGCAGGACCTGGCTTACCGCTATCAGATAAATCCCAAGAGATTTACCCCGCGGGGAGTCCTGCACCGCACTGAAGCGGTCAACCCCTTTATACTCAGAGACTTCAGCAAATGTGTTCTTTGCGGGCGCTGTGTGCAGGCCTGCTGCGACATTCAGGTCAACAACGCCATCAGCCATGCCTACCGGGGAATAAAGAGCAAGATAGCAGCAGCCGGAGACAGGCCCCTCAAGGAATCCGACTGCGTGTTCTGCGGAGAGTGCATGCAGGCCTGTCCTGTGGGCTCCATAATTCCTGTAGATTCCCGGCAGAGTCCCAGGATCTGGGAGACGCACAAGGTTAAAACCACCTGCGGCTATTGCGGTGTGGGGTGCCAGATGTACCTGCATCACAGAGACGGCGTACTGTACCGGGTGGAGGGAGACATCCAGAGCCCGCCCAACTACGGCAGTCTGTGCGTCAAAGGCAGGTTCGGGTTCGGCTTTGTCAATTCCAGCAGCCGCCTGCAGACGCCTCTGATCCGGGAAAACGGAAATCTTCGCCCGACCGGATGGGAGGAAGCCCTGGACCTGGTACATGAGCGCCTGGAAAATATCCGTATGTCTCATGGACCGGATGCACTGGGACTGTTCGCCTCGGCCCGCACCACCAACGAAGACAGCTACGTGGCCCAGAAATTCGCCCGGGCCGTCCTGGGCACCAACAATATAGATCATTGTGCGCGGCTCTGACACTCACCCACTGTGGCCGGTCTGGCCAGGGTATTCGGCAGCGGGGCCATGACCAACAGCATAAACGATATAGAACAGGCCGGTGTCCTGCTGGTTACCGGATCCAACACCACCGAGACTCACCCTGTCCTGGCCGCGGCCATAAAGCGGGCTGTAAAGCACCGCGGTGCAAAGCTCATAGTGGCTGACCCCAGGCGCATCAGGCTTACGCAGTTTGCTCACATCTGGCTCAGGCAGAATCCCGGCACCGACACAGCCTGGATAAACAGTATGCTGCACGCAATCATAAACGAAGACCTTCTGGACCATGAATTCGTGGACAACCACACCAGCGGACTTGACCGGCTCCGGGAACACGTGAGCAAATACACACCGGAGTATGCAGCCGGGATTACCGGCATCCCTCCGGAGGACCTGATAAAGGCCGCCAGGATGTATGCCCGGGCCCCGGCAGCGTCCATACTTTACACCATGGGCATTACCCAGCATACAAGCGGTACCGGCAATGTAATGGCCCTGGCTGATCTGGCCATGCTCTGCGGCAACCTGGGCATCCCTGGAGGCGGCGTAAATCCCCTGCGGGGGCAGAATAATGTTCAGGGAGCCTGTGACATGGGAGCCCTGCCCGACGTCTACAGCGGCTATCAGAAAGTGGAGGTCCCGGAAAACCGTGAAAAAATGGCCCGGGCCTGGAATGTTAAAAGCCTGCCGGATAAACCCGGGATGAAACTGACCGGAATGCTTGCAGGTTCAGGGGAAAATGCCGTAAAGGCCCTGTACGTCATCGGAGAAAACCCTGCTCTATCCGATCCTGATGCCCAGCACACCCGAAAGGCCCTGCAAGACCTTGAATTCCTGGTGGTGCAGGATATTTTTCTTACCGAGACCGCTTCCATGGCCGACGTGGTTCTGCCGGCATGTTCCTTTGCCGAAAAAGACGGTACTTTTACCAATACCGAAAGAAGGGTACAGCGCGTCAGAAAGGCCATAGAGCCTGTGGGGCATTCCAGGCCGGACTGGATGATAATCCAGGATCTAGCTTCCAGGTTCGGCTTTTTTATGCACTACCAGTCACCACAGGATATCATGCAGGAAATTGCCTCGGTTACGCCTTCTTATGCCGGAATCAACTACTCAAGGCTGGAAAAAAAAGGGCTGCAATGGCCCTGTCCCCATCAGGATCACCCCGGTACTCCCATCCTGCACAGCCAGGGATTCGCCGCAGGCAGGGCCGGATTTCAGTGCGTGGAATATACACCGCCCGAGGAGACAATTGATGAGGCTTTTCCCTTGTGGCTAACTACCGGGCGCAGCCTTTATCATTATCATACCGGCAGCATGACCCGCAAAATCCGCGGCCTGAACGCCCTGGAGCGGGAATGCTGTCTGGAAGTATCCCCGCAGGATGCACATAAGGCCGGACTTAAAGACCATGACCGGGTCTCGGTGCGCTCCCGCAGGGGGGAGATCACCACCAGGGTGCGCATATCCAGCGCGGCGGTGCCAGGTGCTGTGTTTATTCCCTTTCATTTCGCCGAAGCCGCGGCCAACGTGCTGACCAACCCCGCCCTGGACCCCGTGGCCGGGGTGCCGGAATACAAGGTCTGTGCAGTACGCATTGGAATTGTGGATTGATGAATAAGTAAGGAAGTGGTCATTTAGAACGAACCACCCCCGACCCCTCCTTAACCAAGGAGGGGAGTAGTCCGTGCTGAAAACTTAATTTTGATGCATAGAAACCACGAACCAGGAAATGGGAACCAGGAACCAAAAAAAGGTAAATGAGCATTTAGAACGAACCACCCCCGACCCCTCCTTAGCCAAGGAGGGGAGTAGTCCGTGCCGTTGCTCATGTTTTTTTCAAACTGGCACAAATATTGTCTCAGCTATCAGAATTCATGGATTGAGGTGTCAATCCAAGGAGTCTTAAATAACAGAGCTGAAATTGTAGATATAAAAAAATTAAGAACTGACACATGGGGACTGTGAATACTGTTAGTATTACCAGCACGGTGCAGCTCCCCTCCTTAACCAAGGATGGGCCGGGGGTAACCATTCAGGGGGCAGATGCCGGCCAGGGGACAGTCCCCGCGACACTTTAACTGCACAACTGAAAAGTACAGACGCGAAATTTTATGAAGCTGCATAATCATTACTTAGCGGGGACAGTCCCCCGGCCTTGTGCCATCAGCCACCACCGAGGTCCCTCTGAATGGTTACGGCCGGGGGTGGTTGTATGAGATCCCTTCATTAAAAAAAGGATACAGGCTGAAAGATATGCAGGAATATATTACACACACTGACAGTTCAGATTATTTCAGGCCGATGCACAGTGATATCACTCCCGATATGTGGCAGGACATTGACCGGATAATCCAGGAGAGCTTAGACATACCCGGGGCGGTGACCCAGGTCCTGCGCCGGTGCCAGGACCTGGTGGGCTACCTGCCTGTGGAACTTCTGGATTACATCGCACGCGGCATGAATATTCCAGCCAGTGAAGTCTTCGGGGTGGCCTCTTTTTATTCCCTTTTTTCCCTGAAGCCCAGGGGCAGAAATATAATCCGGGTATGCACAGGTACCGCCTGCCACGTCAAGGGAGCGGACCTGGTCATGCGCAGGCTCAAGCAGACCTATCACCTGGATGACGGCTCCACCACCCCGGACCGCAGATTCACCCTGGAATCGGTGCGCTGCATGGGTGCCTGCGGACTGGCCCCGGCCATGACCATAAACCAGACCGCCCACGGCCACATCACTCCGGACCAGGCCCTGAAACTGCTGCAGGAGTATTACTGATTATGCCGGGGATCAACCTGCAGGACCTGCAGAACATCAGGGAGGCCAACCGTCACAGGGTGGAATTTACCCGCAAGACGTGCCTCATGCTCTGCGGGGGCACCGGATGCCGGTCTACAGGCAGTCTGGAAATCAAGGAAGCCCTGCTGGAAGAACTCAACACCCGGGGATTACAGGACACTGTGGATGTTGTGGAGACTGGCTGCAACGGCTTCTGTGCCCGGGGCCCCATTCTGGTTGTCCAGCCGCATGACATATTCTACCAAATGCTTACCCTGCAGGACATCCCGGAGCTTGTCCAGGAGCAGCTGGTAAACAACACCCCCCTGCAGCGCCTGCAGTACAAAGATCCGGACTCAAAACAAATCCTGCCCCGCCAGCAGGACATCCCCTTCTTCGCGCACCAGCTTCCCTGGGTGCTACGCAACAAGGGAATAATCGACCCTGAATCCATTGACCAGTATATTGCCAGGGACGGATACTTTGCTGCTGCCAGGGCTTTAACGGAAATGGCTCCAGAGGACATTCTGCAGGAGATGCAGAAATCCGGCCTGCGGGGCCGGGGTGGAGCCGGATTTCCGGTGCACTTGAAGTGGAAGTTCGCCTATAGAGAGACAAGCGGGGTTAAGTATGTCCTCTGCAATGCCGACGAAGGCGATCCCGGGGCCTTCATGGACCGCAGCATCCTGGAAGCCAACCCCCACTCGGTACTGGAAGGCATGCTCATCGCCGCCCGGACCATAAATGCAGATCAGGGTTTTATCTATTGCCGCACCGAGTACCCTCTGGCCCTGGAACGGGTTCAGATCGCCATAGACCGCGCCCGGGAATACGGGCTTCTGGGGTCTGACATTCTGGGCAGCGGATTCGGGTTTGACCTGGAAATATACCAGGGTGCCGGGGCCTTTGTCTGCGGTGAGGAAACGGCCCTCATGCGCTCCATTGAGGGCGGCCGGGGCATGCCCCGCCCCAGACCCCCCTTTCCGGCCCAGAAGGGCCTATGGGACCGGCCAACAGTGCTCAACAATGTGGAGACCCTGGCCAATGTGCCGCTGATAATCCAGGCCGGCGGCGACTGGTATGCCGGGGTGGGTACCAGGCACAGCAAGGGCACCAAAGTGTTCGCCCTGTCCGGGGACGTGCGCAATATCGGGCTGGTGGAAGTGCCTATGGGCACTTCCCTGCGAAGCATAATATACGACATCGGGGGCGGCATTCCGGGCAAGCGGGAGTTCAAGGCGGTGCAGCTGGGAGGGCCGTCAGGGGGGTGCGTGCCTGCGGAGTACCTGGATCTTCCCGTGGATTACGAGGCCATCAGCCGGGCCGGGGCCATCATGGGGTCCGGGGGCATGATAGTCATGGATCAGCGTACCTGCATGGTGGATATGGCCAGGTTCTTCATGGACTTCGTACAGGAGGAGTCCTGCGGCAAATGCACCCCCTGCCGGGAAGGCACCATGCGCATCTTGGAGATACTGGACCGCATCCGCGCCGGGGAAGGAGTCATTCAGGATCTGTGGGAACTCGAAGACCTTTCGGCCACCATCCGGGACAGTTCGCTTTGCGGTCTGGGCCAGACCGCACCCAACCCGGTGCTCTCCACCCTGAAATACTTCCCCAAGGAATACGAAGACCACATCAGGAACAAGAAATGCCCGGCCAGAAAATGCATAGCTCTGGTAAAATTCAGGGTAAATCCCGACAAGTGTACTTCCTGCGGACTATGCCATAAAAACTGTCCTTCCGGAGCGGTACGATGGAAAAAGAAACAGCCCGCAGAAATAGATCCTCAAAAATGTATCAAATGCATGCTCTGCCTGGACAAATGCATGTTCGACGCCATCGATTGAATGGACAGGGGTAATGAAAGGATCTTGATATCTAACCACCCCCAACCCCTCCTTATCCAAGGAGGGGAGTAGACCGTGCTCTGCTCAAATATATTGCAGGCTTACAGAGCAATAAAATTTAAAATCTATTCCACGAAGTTTTTTATCGCTCCCACGCTCTGCGTGGGAGCGTAGCCCGACCGCTCCTGCGGTCATCGTGGACGCTGAGCGTCCAGGGAATGTTCCCACGCAGAGCGTGGGAACAATAAGACAAATATAACACTTATATCGTGACAGATCCTTAATCTGTACTCCTGATTAAATTACAGGCACGGTGCAGCTCCCCTCCTTGTCAAGGAGGGGCCGGGGGTGGTTGTGCAAAATAACTTCATTTACGTACATAGCTGCCTGGTACCTGTTTGTTCCAGCATGGAACAGTCACCGTAAGTCATACATATGAACAGGTGAGCACAGCTAAAAATACCCCATGCTGCGCAGCATATCCAGGTTTTCCTCCTTTTCCCTGTCCCGCCCGGAACGTTCATTCATATGCGTGCCCTTGACCGTACAAGGCTTGCAGCCCAGGGACCTGTATCCAGCATCGTATAAAGAGCAGTAAGGCAGTCCTTTGAGCATGATATAGGACCAGATATCCATTTCCGTCCAGTGTGCTATAGGATTAACCTGATAATAATCCAGATCATTTTTTTCCTGCACATCCGGTGTATTTTCCCGGGAGGGATGCTCATCCCTGCGGATGCCGGTCAACAAAACTCTGACTCCGTGCTCTCTGACTGCTTCCTGCAGGGGACTGACCTTGAGCCTACGGCAGCACTCCACTTTTGACAGTTCCTGCAAATCCTGCATGGCACTGGAATCCGGACCCGCCACCGTTAACTCCAGGCCCCATTCCCAGGCCATTTCGTCTCTGAATTCCAGAACCTCAGGAAATTTATACCCTGTATCCAGGTTCAAAGCCCGCACCTGCACCCCAGGACCCCTTTCCTGCAAAAAAATCATCCATTGATGCAGCATCACTGTGGAATCCTTGCCCCCAGTCCAGGCGGCAAAAATATTTCCAGCAGGGCTTAAACCAAGTGCCTGCTCAAAAATCTTTCTTGTCAAACTTATCTTTTCTTGTAAATTCATGACTCAACTAATGCTGTTAAAATTTAAAACGGGAGGATCATGAAAGGAACCTTTCTGTTCATACTCATTTTGTGCCTGGCGGCGACCATTATCGCATTCAAGAAAGATCCGCAACTGGTCAATGACGGATTCGTCCAGGGAATGAAAATGCTGGCCAAAATCCTGCCCATACTCTTGGTGGCCTTTATCCTGGCCGGTATGGTGGAACAGATCCTGCCCAAAGATCTCCTTGCAGACATCCTGGGACCAGAGTCCGGGTTCAGGGGACTGGCCCTGGGGACCCTGGCCGGGGCAGTAATGCCTGGAGGACCGTTCATCCTTTTTCCGCTGATGGCGGTGCTGCTCAAAGCCGGGGCAGGAGTGGGGCCACTGGTGGCCTTTCTCACTTCCTGGGCCCTGCTGGGTTTTCATCGCCTGCTCATTTACGAAGCTCCTATTATGGGCTGGAAGTTCGCCCTGTGCCGCATGGCGGCCAGCCTGATTTTCCCTATAGTCATAGGCTACTTCGCAGACTGGGCCTGGAAGGCCTGGTCCAGGGGATAAATGTTCCCGCCTGCGTTAAACCTGGCATTAATATTGAATAACTCATGTCTGACACCATATTTTTCAGGCAGGGTTATCCTTATGAAACAACTCCTTCTGATGATTTTAATTATGATACCAACCATGACCGGCTGTGCCTGGGTTGAAGAAAACTTTGAACAGACAATAGACCCCCGTCTGGACCATGTTACAATCTACCAGCGCCCTACCCTGGACAAGGCCCGGCAGGATGTTCCAGTCTACCCTGTAAGTTTTGCCCAACAGGACCTCACGGCGGTATTTTTCCCGTTTTATGTACATGAACGGTCCGGTGGATCCACGGATACAGGGCGTAAAATCGGACACCTGTTCTGGAGAAGCTGGGTGGGGGAGGAAGTTTTTCCCAGCATAAGCTACAGGGATATGCAGGATGCTCCGGGAAAAACCGCCGCCAGGAGAATGGCAGGTGAAAAAGAGGCTGACCTGTATGTCCTGGGCCAGGTCAACCATTATCTTTACGGAGGCTCTCAGGGAAGTACCAGCATAGCCCTGACCATCAATATCTACTGTGTGCAGACTGATGAGCTTGTCTGGTCCATGGCCCATTCAGGCCGCATAGACAACGCCAGAGACAGGGATTTTGTCCTGGTTACCCGCCGGACCTGGATGCCCCAGTCCCCGGAATACGTCATAGTCAAAAACCTGGCACACGACATGGGACAGCCCGTCAAAGCCTGGACCCGGGGGACACAGGGCAGCATACCCTCTGCTGGACCCGCTTATTGATAAACAGCAGCGGATCAATCCGAAAAGCTGCGGTCTCCCTCTATCTCCATCCTGGCTGAGAGATACCCCATAATGTCCTTGAGGGAGATCATTCCCATCAGAATACCGTTATCCACAACCATCATCCTGCTCTGCCCTTCCTGGTTCATCCTGTTCAGGGCATACAGTATGTCTGTGTTGGGATGAATAGTATTGTTGTCCGAGCA contains the following coding sequences:
- a CDS encoding permease, which produces MKGTFLFILILCLAATIIAFKKDPQLVNDGFVQGMKMLAKILPILLVAFILAGMVEQILPKDLLADILGPESGFRGLALGTLAGAVMPGGPFILFPLMAVLLKAGAGVGPLVAFLTSWALLGFHRLLIYEAPIMGWKFALCRMAASLIFPIVIGYFADWAWKAWSRG
- the fdhF gene encoding formate dehydrogenase subunit alpha — its product is MPSGNTFQINGQDLPFQEGMTILDAARMHNIFIPTMCHLPGAPPTGACRLCVVEVQGARNLAASCVTPAQRDMQINTESPRVVNSRRLNLQLLLAMGEHDCLLCPSSGQCVLQDLAYRYQINPKRFTPRGVLHRTEAVNPFILRDFSKCVLCGRCVQACCDIQVNNAISHAYRGIKSKIAAAGDRPLKESDCVFCGECMQACPVGSIIPVDSRQSPRIWETHKVKTTCGYCGVGCQMYLHHRDGVLYRVEGDIQSPPNYGSLCVKGRFGFGFVNSSSRLQTPLIRENGNLRPTGWEEALDLVHERLENIRMSHGPDALGLFASARTTNEDSYVAQKFARAVLGTNNIDHCARLUHSPTVAGLARVFGSGAMTNSINDIEQAGVLLVTGSNTTETHPVLAAAIKRAVKHRGAKLIVADPRRIRLTQFAHIWLRQNPGTDTAWINSMLHAIINEDLLDHEFVDNHTSGLDRLREHVSKYTPEYAAGITGIPPEDLIKAARMYARAPAASILYTMGITQHTSGTGNVMALADLAMLCGNLGIPGGGVNPLRGQNNVQGACDMGALPDVYSGYQKVEVPENREKMARAWNVKSLPDKPGMKLTGMLAGSGENAVKALYVIGENPALSDPDAQHTRKALQDLEFLVVQDIFLTETASMADVVLPACSFAEKDGTFTNTERRVQRVRKAIEPVGHSRPDWMIIQDLASRFGFFMHYQSPQDIMQEIASVTPSYAGINYSRLEKKGLQWPCPHQDHPGTPILHSQGFAAGRAGFQCVEYTPPEETIDEAFPLWLTTGRSLYHYHTGSMTRKIRGLNALERECCLEVSPQDAHKAGLKDHDRVSVRSRRGEITTRVRISSAAVPGAVFIPFHFAEAAANVLTNPALDPVAGVPEYKVCAVRIGIVD
- a CDS encoding NADH-quinone oxidoreductase subunit NuoF, with the translated sequence MPGINLQDLQNIREANRHRVEFTRKTCLMLCGGTGCRSTGSLEIKEALLEELNTRGLQDTVDVVETGCNGFCARGPILVVQPHDIFYQMLTLQDIPELVQEQLVNNTPLQRLQYKDPDSKQILPRQQDIPFFAHQLPWVLRNKGIIDPESIDQYIARDGYFAAARALTEMAPEDILQEMQKSGLRGRGGAGFPVHLKWKFAYRETSGVKYVLCNADEGDPGAFMDRSILEANPHSVLEGMLIAARTINADQGFIYCRTEYPLALERVQIAIDRAREYGLLGSDILGSGFGFDLEIYQGAGAFVCGEETALMRSIEGGRGMPRPRPPFPAQKGLWDRPTVLNNVETLANVPLIIQAGGDWYAGVGTRHSKGTKVFALSGDVRNIGLVEVPMGTSLRSIIYDIGGGIPGKREFKAVQLGGPSGGCVPAEYLDLPVDYEAISRAGAIMGSGGMIVMDQRTCMVDMARFFMDFVQEESCGKCTPCREGTMRILEILDRIRAGEGVIQDLWELEDLSATIRDSSLCGLGQTAPNPVLSTLKYFPKEYEDHIRNKKCPARKCIALVKFRVNPDKCTSCGLCHKNCPSGAVRWKKKQPAEIDPQKCIKCMLCLDKCMFDAID
- a CDS encoding complex I 24 kDa subunit family protein: MQEYITHTDSSDYFRPMHSDITPDMWQDIDRIIQESLDIPGAVTQVLRRCQDLVGYLPVELLDYIARGMNIPASEVFGVASFYSLFSLKPRGRNIIRVCTGTACHVKGADLVMRRLKQTYHLDDGSTTPDRRFTLESVRCMGACGLAPAMTINQTAHGHITPDQALKLLQEYY
- a CDS encoding phosphoadenosine phosphosulfate reductase family protein: MNLQEKISLTRKIFEQALGLSPAGNIFAAWTGGKDSTVMLHQWMIFLQERGPGVQVRALNLDTGYKFPEVLEFRDEMAWEWGLELTVAGPDSSAMQDLQELSKVECCRRLKVSPLQEAVREHGVRVLLTGIRRDEHPSRENTPDVQEKNDLDYYQVNPIAHWTEMDIWSYIMLKGLPYCSLYDAGYRSLGCKPCTVKGTHMNERSGRDREKEENLDMLRSMGYF